A single window of Danio rerio strain Tuebingen ecotype United States chromosome 15, GRCz12tu, whole genome shotgun sequence DNA harbors:
- the rnaset2l gene encoding ribonuclease T2-like isoform X2, with amino-acid sequence MKHSCNWTCMLLTLQWPGSFCIGLTNKTICKIPLTIQNWTIHGLWPMHTGHCCNCWPIFHSHLQEIEPELTQLWPSLIKGKHFFNFWREEWIKHGTCAGCDGAMGSPLLYFQAAVKLRKLFDINSVLESSGIKASCEVSYKYDDISKALTSLLGDNFDLQCVTDSKGREAWIQLKIHLSRNQTIGCPTEKQDKAFYNLAWYKSPGHPCPKNTTIFFVPINYDNPHEPCN; translated from the exons ATGAAGCA CTCATGCAACTGGACTTGTATGCTGCTCACTCTTCAATGGCCTGGAAGTTTCTGTATA GGTCTTACTAATAAAACGATTTGCAAAATACCACTGACTATTCAAAACTGGACCATCCATGGCCTATG GCCGATGCATACAGGTCACTGCTGTAACTGTTGGCCAATATTTCATTCCCACCTTCag GAAATCGAGCCAGAACTCACTCAGCTGTGGCCATCTTTAATAAAAGGAAAGCATTTCTTCAACTTTTG GAGGGAGGAATGGATTAAACACGGGACGTGTGCTGGCTGTGACGGGGCCATGGGTTCACCGCTTCTTTACTTCCAGGCTGCAGTCAAGCTTCGAAAACTCTTTGACATTAATAG CGTCTTGGAAAGCTCTGGAATCAAAGCCTCATGTGAGGTGTCCTATAAG TATGACGACATAAGCAAGGCCCTGACCTCACTGCTGGGAGACAACTTTGATTTGCAATGTGTGACTGACAGTAAG GGTCGTGAAGCATGGATCCAGCTGAAGATCCATCTTTCGAGGAACCAAACCATTGGATGCCCCACAGAGAAGCAAGACAAAGCATTCTATAATTTAGCGTGGTATAAAAGCCCTGGACATCCTTGTCCGAAGAACACCACCATCTTTTTTGTCCCAATTAACTATGACAACCCTCATGAGCCATGTAACTAA
- the rnaset2l gene encoding ribonuclease T2-like precursor (The RefSeq protein has 1 substitution compared to this genomic sequence) gives MTYNKHILWAFTAALATGWVLSNDEGCYYGTVMKHSCNWTCMLLTLQWPGSFCIGLTNKTICKIPLTIQNWTIHGLWPMHTGHCCNCWPIFHSHLQEIEPELTQLWPSLIKGKHFFNFWREEWIKHGTCAGCDGAMGSPLLYFQAAVKLRKLFDINSVLESSGIKASCEVSYKYDDISKALTSLLGDNFDLQCVTDSKGREAWIQLKIHLSRNQTIGCPTEKQDEAFYNLAWYKSPGHPCPKNTTIFFVPINYDNPHEPCN, from the exons ATGACCTACA ATAAACACATTCTCTGGGCCTTTACCGCTGCTCTGGCCACAGGCTGGGTCCTTAGTAATGATGAAGGATGCTATTATGGGACTGTCATGAAGCA CTCATGCAACTGGACTTGTATGCTGCTCACTCTTCAATGGCCTGGAAGTTTCTGTATA GGTCTTACTAATAAAACGATTTGCAAAATACCACTGACTATTCAAAACTGGACCATCCATGGCCTATG GCCGATGCATACAGGTCACTGCTGTAACTGTTGGCCAATATTTCATTCCCACCTTCag GAAATCGAGCCAGAACTCACTCAGCTGTGGCCATCTTTAATAAAAGGAAAGCATTTCTTCAACTTTTG GAGGGAGGAATGGATTAAACACGGGACGTGTGCTGGCTGTGACGGGGCCATGGGTTCACCGCTTCTTTACTTCCAGGCTGCAGTCAAGCTTCGAAAACTCTTTGACATTAATAG CGTCTTGGAAAGCTCTGGAATCAAAGCCTCATGTGAGGTGTCCTATAAG TATGACGACATAAGCAAGGCCCTGACCTCACTGCTGGGAGACAACTTTGATTTGCAATGTGTGACTGACAGTAAG GGTCGTGAAGCATGGATCCAGCTGAAGATCCATCTTTCGAGGAACCAAACCATTGGATGCCCCACAGAGAAGCAAGACAAAGCATTCTATAATTTAGCGTGGTATAAAAGCCCTGGACATCCTTGTCCGAAGAACACCACCATCTTTTTTGTCCCAATTAACTATGACAACCCTCATGAGCCATGTAACTAA
- the rnaset2l gene encoding ribonuclease T2-like isoform X1, translating into MTYNKHILWAFTAALATGWVLSNDEGCYYGTVMKHSCNWTCMLLTLQWPGSFCIGLTNKTICKIPLTIQNWTIHGLWPMHTGHCCNCWPIFHSHLQEIEPELTQLWPSLIKGKHFFNFWREEWIKHGTCAGCDGAMGSPLLYFQAAVKLRKLFDINSVLESSGIKASCEVSYKYDDISKALTSLLGDNFDLQCVTDSKGREAWIQLKIHLSRNQTIGCPTEKQDKAFYNLAWYKSPGHPCPKNTTIFFVPINYDNPHEPCN; encoded by the exons ATGACCTACA ATAAACACATTCTCTGGGCCTTTACCGCTGCTCTGGCCACAGGCTGGGTCCTTAGTAATGATGAAGGATGCTATTATGGGACTGTCATGAAGCA CTCATGCAACTGGACTTGTATGCTGCTCACTCTTCAATGGCCTGGAAGTTTCTGTATA GGTCTTACTAATAAAACGATTTGCAAAATACCACTGACTATTCAAAACTGGACCATCCATGGCCTATG GCCGATGCATACAGGTCACTGCTGTAACTGTTGGCCAATATTTCATTCCCACCTTCag GAAATCGAGCCAGAACTCACTCAGCTGTGGCCATCTTTAATAAAAGGAAAGCATTTCTTCAACTTTTG GAGGGAGGAATGGATTAAACACGGGACGTGTGCTGGCTGTGACGGGGCCATGGGTTCACCGCTTCTTTACTTCCAGGCTGCAGTCAAGCTTCGAAAACTCTTTGACATTAATAG CGTCTTGGAAAGCTCTGGAATCAAAGCCTCATGTGAGGTGTCCTATAAG TATGACGACATAAGCAAGGCCCTGACCTCACTGCTGGGAGACAACTTTGATTTGCAATGTGTGACTGACAGTAAG GGTCGTGAAGCATGGATCCAGCTGAAGATCCATCTTTCGAGGAACCAAACCATTGGATGCCCCACAGAGAAGCAAGACAAAGCATTCTATAATTTAGCGTGGTATAAAAGCCCTGGACATCCTTGTCCGAAGAACACCACCATCTTTTTTGTCCCAATTAACTATGACAACCCTCATGAGCCATGTAACTAA
- the cox7a1 gene encoding cytochrome c oxidase subunit 7A1, mitochondrial isoform X1, with product MRHLLGLPQLASRAFSTTVRQMKNRVPEKQKIFLEDNGLPVHIKGGTTDAILYRLTMTLTVVGTGYSLYWLLIAAMPKRKA from the exons ATGAGGCATTTACTG GGACTTCCACAGCTGGCTTCACGAGCCTTCAGCACAACAGTCCGACAAATGAAGAACAGGGTGCCGGAGAAACAGAAAATTTTCCTG GAGGATAATGGTCTGCCTGTCCACATTAAAGGAGGCACAACAGATGCAATTCTGTACCGTCTGACCATGACCCTCACAGTAGTAG GCACTGGCTACTCCCTTTACTGGTTGCTGATCGCTGCTATGCCCAAACGTAAAGCATAA
- the chp2 gene encoding calcineurin B homologous protein 2 yields MGSSSSTLLKKIPNVDELMQETGFSPAHIIRLYERFEALDKERRGHLCPQDFGAIKELAMNPIGDRIIDAFFSPGKDTVDFHTFVKILAHFRPVDKDRPKEPNSPEPINSRSNKLKFAFQLYDQDKDGKISRDELLKVLRDMLGLQVTEEQLESIADRTIQEADLDRDDAISFEEFRKSLEKVNIDHKMSIRFLR; encoded by the exons atgggttCGTCGAGCTCCACCCtattaaaaaaaatcccaaacgTCGACGAGTTGATGCAAGAAACGGGCT TTTCGCCTGCCCACATTATTCGCCTGTATGAACGCTTTGAAGCTCTGGATAAAGAACGACGAGGCCATCTCTG TCCACAGGATTTTGGAGCCATAAAGGAGCTGGCAATGAACCCCATAGGAGACAGAATAATAGATGCCTTCTTCTCCCCAGG AAAGGACACGGTGGATTTTCACACTTTTGTAAAGATCCTGGCTCATTTCCGGCCCGTTGACAAGGATCGACCCAAAGAGCCCAATTCTCCTGAACCTATCAACAGCAGGAGCAACAAACTCAAAT TTGCGTTTCAGCTGTATGACCAGGACAAGGATGGCAAGATTTCCAGGGATGAGCTTTTAAAG GTTCTGCGGGACATGCTGGGACTGCAGGTGACCGAGGAACAGCTGGAGAGCATTGCAGACCGAACGATACAGGAAGCAGATCTAGACCGCGATGATGCTATATCTTTTGAGGAGTTTCGCAAG TCTCTAGAGAAGGTCAACATTGATCACAAGATGAGCATTCGCTTCTTGCGCTAG